In Chanos chanos chromosome 14, fChaCha1.1, whole genome shotgun sequence, the sequence GTCATTGCTAAGCAACGTGTAGTTGATGGTGTTGTTCTTGTCAGCGATGAGCAGGTTCTGATGTTGAGAAATGACctagaaacacatgcacacacacagacacaccccctctTATCtcatatgcatatgcacacgcacagacacaccccctctTATCTCATAtgcatacgcacagacacacccccttTTATCTCATAtgcatacgcacagacacaccccctctTATCTCATAtgcatacgcacagacacaccccctctTATCTCATATGCATACGCACAGAAACCCCCCCTCTTAtctcatatgcacacgcacagacacaccccctctTATCTCATAtgcatacgcacagacacacccccttTTATCTCATAtgcatacgcacagacacacccccttTTATCTCATAtgcatacgcacagacacaccccctctTATCTCATAtgcatacgcacagacacaccccctctTATCTCATATGCATACGCACAGACACCCCCCCTCTTATCtcatatgcatatgcacacgcacagacacaccccctctTATCtcatatgcatatgcacacgcacagacacaccccctctTATCTCATAtgcatacgcacagacacaccccctctTAtctcatatgcacacgcacagacacaccccctctTATCTCATATGCATAtgcagactcacagacacaccccctctTATCTCATATGCATAtgcagactcacagacacaccccctctGATCTCATATGCATATGCACAGACACCCCCCCTCTTATCTCATATGCATAtgcagactcacagacacaccccctctGATCTCATAtgcatatgcacagacacactccctCTTATCTCATTATCCATTAGCCCACAATAAACTCCACAACCTTCAAAATTAAAGGAGAAGTTGGAATCAGCTTCACGGGAGAGACACTATAATAGAACACTAATAATACGCTTCCATTATcaggtgaaaaagaaaaccagtgtacacatacattttttaaaatgctagTTCCTCTGATCTTTTCCTGTCTGTATTGCTTTTCGAGATGAGGAGTAAATGGACACGTTCTCACACCTTCACCACCATCGCTGCGTACGTCACATCTGCTCTCCACTCCAGGGGTTTGGACCAGCCCACCATCGGGTCTGCCTCGTCATTAAAGATGGGCAGGGAGCGGAACCCTGGGAAACGGGCCTGGATCTCCTTCACAGTGACAGTTTCCTGATGCAGTATTGGTAAAGAGAAGCCCCCACCCTgggacagaaacaaaacaatgtaaacactCCAAGCAGTGGGCTCAGAACCAGATCCAATTTAAAAGCTGATTCTGTGAGTCAGTGGCTGCTGTATGACTGAtctcagagcagtgtgtgaatATGGCTGAGATCAGTGACTGACACATAGAATTTAATTCAACAGCTAAAGAACAGCTCTCTCCTACAATACATCAGTCCTGGGCAAACACAATCAAAGTCCTTTATGAAAAAGGTTTCTCTGAAGACCATAAAAAGTgcagagtaaaataaaatgaatgtagGTCTGACTTTTCAAGTGCAATACACATTCccaaagcagagagaggcctacacacaccaccctcagaCTGTCTAAAAGCATCAactaaatgaatacatgtaaatgtgaatgtagaCACACTGCCAGATACTAACAGTCACATCACAGTGCAACTTGCCAGCACCATGCCCTCCATTACACTGTTTGTTTAAGTCAAGAGCAAACTAACTGAGTGTAATCTATGATCACTGGCCCTCATTGGCTGTCATTGGCTGTCACTGGCTGTCACTGGCTCTCATTGGCTGTCACTGGCTACCATTGGCTGTCACTGGCTGTCACTGGCTATCACTGGCTGTCATTGGCTGTCACTGGCTGTCATTGGCTGTCATTGGCTGTCACGGGCTGTCAATATTCCAAAAGACAGAATGTGGGGAGGGGGTAAAGCAGACCTTCTTGTGCAGAGCGATGTAATCCAGGCGCACGCCCGTCTCTCTGGTGAAGAAGTTGGTGCCGTTGTAACAGTGCTGTAGCATTGCCCAACAGTACGGAGAGGAAGGAGGCTCATGACAGGAGTCACCTGGACCTCCAAACCTCAAGGTGGCGCTGGCATCACGGAGGCCCTCAGAGCATGCGTCATAGTAATTCAGAAACCCTGGGGGACAAGTGTTTACATTCACATGCAGAGAGTATCAAAGATTTATTTGTTATTACTTCTCAACATCAAATGCCTATGAGTGGCTTGGAACACAGACTGGACCAATGGAAGGTTGACTATAACTGTACCTTGAATTGTCATGGTGACATTGTCAAAATCATGGTTGTTGGGTTCATTCCACGTCTCGAAATTCCACTGAGAGACAGTGCTCAGGCCATATTTCCCTGCAGATACACGCAACACACAATGAAGAACAAGACAATACAGTGCTTCTGAAGCTCTGGGAATTTCTCACAGACTCACCTATGTATCTCTTAGCAGTGAGATATACCAGATTTCTCCACTCAGCCACTTGCTTCTGGTCCTCAAAGTTACTGAAGGCATTAGACACACTCCCCATCAGCTCGAAACCTTAAACACAACTTCACCGCATCAGTAATATGAAGTTCACTTATTTTTCAATGATAACTTAAATCTGATGGAACAAGAGATTGGGCCTACGTAGGTAGGAAACACTGCAGTtaagaatatttacaaaaatgccacaaaaaataagtttGATGGGGGAGCAATAAGGATTCAAATCTACAAAGTGCTTTAGAAAGTTGTAGGTTACACTCCTTTAATAAATGTGCAGTTTATAAATCTGAGTGATTTACTCACCTGGTTTTAAGCCGTTGTGCCACAGGAGGTCCATTAGATTGTCTAAATGAGTGAAGTTGTACTGAAATCCCCCCTTTCCGTCGCTAAAAtccaacaccaaaaacacagccCCAGGTAAACACCAGCCTGTTCAACTCATAACATTTAACtttagagaaaaagaggagcatTTTGCATCTGAGCACCACCAAGTTCAAAAAACGACCTGTGACCCCAGAACATGCTGCACTTACCTAACAGATACCAGCTCCAGGAGCCAGTGAATCCGTACCTGCTGGATTCCGCCAAATGGAACGGATCCCACCAAAGCCAGATTAATCTCTTGGTCCGTGCTCAGGTCGAAGCGGTGTGCTTCAGTGTGCGGCAGCGGAGGACTGGAatgatgacaaacacagagtttCAAGAAACGTCATATTTTTGCATCAAAACAGCTCTAGAGATGGCGGTTTGACTCCCCCGTCGGGGTCGGACAGAAGGGCTTCAACATGCTGAGTTCAGCCCTCTCGCAGTAGGAACTGCAGAAATATTTGAGGCCGATGTGTGGTTTGATGAAGAAAGCTTGAGGGACCAGGGACCAGAAAATCAGTTTTtaaccatttaaagacaaataCAGTTCACAGACAAAGGTGTGTTTGCAGAATCGGGTTCTGTCATCTACCTACCAAAACCCAGTGCTCTTCCAAAAGTGCTTCAGTTCTCGTAGTGTCTGTTGAACATCCACAGTAACATCAACGAGCGAGCACAAGCCAAACTGCAACCCCGCTAACCACACAACAACACTTTTCCACACTGAACCGCTGTGTCTGAGATTGTGCATTATGCTGGATATCCGTAACGAACTGACTGCCTCACTTCCATGGACTTCCAAAATCACATTGAAAACTAATCCCGCCAAATCCGCCCTCGGGTCCAGTCAAGAGAGAATGGCAACCatttagaaaaataaagaattataATTTAGTGATATAGAGAACAAATCcttaaaatgcacacaaactGTGCGCAAATCGGAATTAATCTGCGTCATCACCCTGCGACATCGTCATGGCAGGCGCGGTACTATGTATGGTTTAGTTGGTGGGACCTCGTTCCTGTTCTATACACAATAAATAAAGGGTATTATGAGTATACACTTTTCCTTCAATATGACGACGAAAAACGCACTTCCTCACTCGACtaccccctttctctctcaccgcTAATGACCGATGTTCATGATTCTACATGTAGGATTCTGTCAAACAAACTAATCCGTAGCCTCTACGCCAAACATGTAGCCTACAATAAAGTTTAGTAGCTGTTCACTTTGCATTGTAGTTGATCCAGGCTAAAGAAGCTATGTGTTAATCCCTTAACGTTACCTTTACCCCCAAAAGCAAACGAGGTTCATTTTAAAGCGTTAAattgtgtatatatctatatatacacatgagGAAGACGTATTATTGAAGACTGATCACAATAACGTGATGTTCTAATATTTTCTGTGATATGTTTGATTGATTTTAAAATCTCCGATCTGTCCCAGATTACTATAAATTATTTTGGGAATTTTATTCGGGGATCAAAAAGTATAAAagtattttggattttttttaattaataaatgtaaatgtattaaaaCAGTCCTCTTATTGGTGGTTTGAAGTTTGAAGGAATTTACACTGTAGGTTATTGTAAGTATACGAAAAAGAAGGTGTAGCCTATTGTTGTATGATTTATAGGCCTAGCTACTTCaataaaaagtctttttttttttttagtttgcttgttgttttgcGAGAACCTTTTATTCAATACGCATGCAATATGCATATTCAATACAaatttatacacatacacattttaatgaatttgCATTCAGTTCTGATTCCGCTGCAGAACAAAACGTGTGGTGGGTGAAAGTTGGGTGAATATGaatcaaataataaataaataacattatgtGTTCATTACAATCTATCAGAAATCGTTCTTTTATTGATATTTAAATTGTTTCTATCTTGCAGCCCAAACCAATGCATATAATTTTACAAAACTCCATACAGGGAACGTACGTTTTATTGTAATCTTTGAAAAGGTTCGTACAGGTAAATGGGAAATAGGCCTAAATCCACAGTAAACAATccagaagggggaaaaaaaaaacaggcccaGCTACAGCATAGATTAGAAGACTCTAAAAAGACCTCCCCAGCGCTTGTAGAAAGAAAAACGCATTCAGTCAAAGACTACTGACTGTCTTTAAATTGTCATCTAAACACGAGCTTGAATCACTGGCTGTCGCTCTCTGAATATGATCGGAGGTGTTATCCCAATAGTTGGTGGATCGTACGGAGAGTAGGGGTTAACTTGACTTCCCGGCGGTGGTAGGAAAGGGTTCCCATAAGGAAATCCTGGGTTTGGGAATGATGGGTTGAGTAGTGCTGGACTCTGGGGAGGAAGGTATTGGACCGGGACCGGCACCGTCTGAGGCGAAATAGCGGCAGCGTCGGGAAATGGTGCCACAGGAATGGGGATACTTTGCTGAGGGGACAGTATAGCGTACCTGGTTCCCTGTGGGACAACTGCCGAGGGGTACGATGGTACTGTTAAGGCGACCGGTGTGGCCAACACGAACTCCGGGTTTGTTTTCTGCGGCATAGCACTCTGGCTTACACCAGCCGGAGGTTGAGGGGAAATGTAAAGGTTTAACATTGGTACACTCCCAGCACTGGCTGGATTAAAGTTTGCTGTTGGGATGCGGACAGCGGTAGGTTGAGCGTCGACTTGGCGTGTTGTAGTTCTTTGTGGATGCGGGGGTTGCGGGATCAGACGGTTATTGACGTTCGCAAGAGTTTCTTTCATCTGAGTCAACAGCAGTTGCAGATCCTAGAACAGTTGAGGGAAAAGGAAATCATCTGTATCATTTGGAAGGtctaataacattttaaagcaCGTCTGTATATGTAGACCTAAAACACATCTTCGCTTGTTTTGTAAAACCAGTAGGCTATGCGATAAAGATTATTTT encodes:
- the LOC115827932 gene encoding leucine-rich repeat extensin-like protein 5, with amino-acid sequence MRTLMLLLGTVCVCLAAPVEEQHPRKARSASEEDLQLLLTQMKETLANVNNRLIPQPPHPQRTTTRQVDAQPTAVRIPTANFNPASAGSVPMLNLYISPQPPAGVSQSAMPQKTNPEFVLATPVALTVPSYPSAVVPQGTRYAILSPQQSIPIPVAPFPDAAAISPQTVPVPVQYLPPQSPALLNPSFPNPGFPYGNPFLPPPGSQVNPYSPYDPPTIGITPPIIFRERQPVIQARV
- the idua gene encoding alpha-L-iduronidase, yielding MHNLRHSGSVWKSVVVWLAGLQFGLCSLVDVTVDVQQTLRELKHFWKSTGFCPPLPHTEAHRFDLSTDQEINLALVGSVPFGGIQQVRIHWLLELVSVSDGKGGFQYNFTHLDNLMDLLWHNGLKPGFELMGSVSNAFSNFEDQKQVAEWRNLVYLTAKRYIGKYGLSTVSQWNFETWNEPNNHDFDNVTMTIQGFLNYYDACSEGLRDASATLRFGGPGDSCHEPPSSPYCWAMLQHCYNGTNFFTRETGVRLDYIALHKKGGGFSLPILHQETVTVKEIQARFPGFRSLPIFNDEADPMVGWSKPLEWRADVTYAAMVVKVISQHQNLLIADKNNTINYTLLSNDNAFLSYYPHQFTQRTLTARFQVNSTQPPHVQFLRKPVLTAMGLLALLGETQVEAQVKCDSCERDSVGVLASVHHPRVPFSTDSWQVTVLLYNSRDTQTPTAPHLLSLHLTGFSSHRSLMYVEYHLNNIQSSPYSLWVKMGSPAYPTAQQFRELRDSEDALRYDPVPFPAEGNLTLRRTFPVPSLILIHVCSQPDVAPDQVNGLRFISITKGQVLIIWRDHCIGTKCIKTYEVEFSKDKSVFHRINTRDTIFTSYTFSPENLDVTGFYRVRAVDYWDRSGEYSLVEWFSQEHR